A DNA window from Actinokineospora baliensis contains the following coding sequences:
- a CDS encoding NUDIX hydrolase, which produces MPPSSGRSRGARSGRRFRRRGRRLTTVDETSAGGLVIDPATDTVALIGRLDRRGRLLWSLPKGHIEPGETPEQTAVREVAEETGIDGEVIRPLGTIDYWFIADGTKRIHKTVHHFLLRAYSFELSDEDLEVTEVAWVALEELDDRLAYADERRLVRKARQLLSEHPLSPDPVERDLPEVGRA; this is translated from the coding sequence ATGCCCCCGTCGTCCGGCAGGTCCCGAGGTGCCCGTTCCGGGCGCCGGTTCCGCCGACGCGGCCGCCGGTTGACCACCGTCGACGAGACATCCGCAGGCGGGCTGGTGATCGACCCGGCCACCGACACCGTGGCGCTGATCGGGCGCCTGGACCGGCGCGGCCGTCTGCTGTGGTCGTTGCCCAAGGGCCACATCGAGCCGGGGGAGACCCCGGAGCAGACCGCGGTGCGCGAGGTCGCCGAGGAGACCGGCATCGACGGCGAGGTGATCCGGCCGCTGGGCACCATCGACTACTGGTTCATCGCCGACGGCACCAAGCGGATCCACAAAACCGTTCACCACTTCCTGCTGCGGGCCTATTCTTTCGAGCTGTCCGACGAGGACCTGGAGGTGACCGAGGTCGCGTGGGTGGCACTCGAGGAGTTGGACGACCGGCTCGCCTATGCCGACGAGCGCCGTCTGGTCCGCAAAGCCAGGCAACTACTCTCCGAGCATCCGCTCTCACCCGATCCGGTCGAGCGTGACCTACCTGAAGTCGGACGGGCCTGA